A single window of Thermocrinis jamiesonii DNA harbors:
- a CDS encoding valine--tRNA ligase, translating into MKDIKEYNHLEVESKHSQRWLSLAIYHSPKPNPKNRFSVVIPPPNVTGSLHMGHALNITLQDVVCRWQRMLGKDVVWVPGFDHAGIATQYVVDKKVQEEGKNRLEMGREEFLKRVWEWVPQSRNSIRDQLVKLGASVDWKRERFTLDEGFSRLVRYAFKRLYEEGLIYRGEYIVNWCPKDLTALSDLEVEHEEEEGKLYYIRYPLEGEEGFITVATTRPETMLGDTAVAVHPEDERYKALVGKKVRLPFVNRVIPIIADERVKPEFGTGAVKITPAHDPLDFEIGKTHGLEMVQIMDEFARINENGGEFAGLDRYEARKRIVQRLEELGLLEKVENHRHSVGKCYRCKTVLEPMVSTQWFVKVSDPRIKERAVQAVLGFLQKKGKETNLQILYTQGLEVTLRVVKDHQTKLVVFIKEGVEFVVGKKDGEISYIYVPEGREDLLQIAKDLGEQFSKANLVVKVKDGAVLIREGLEEKLTGSLLFIADQEGLKLEDKLLESGEVFLEAVQKSLKVKWERNQKVWEEERRVRFVPENWKKIYLQWMENLRDWCISRQIWWGHRIPVWYCKDCGHINVFTDDDFDRVYDKLIFNLLADGKIKEEFTPEEVEAVLKSPSFVHPELTVLEFYKKFVFHKYHATDVSAHSLRLFFTQDLNPTALITNRRSRYRYNPQTKKFRFVLYCKKCRSENLEWERDVLDTWFSSALWPFGVFGYPENTEDLKSLYPTNLLVTGFDIIFFWVARMIMMGMFFMEDIPFEDVYIHALVRDEKGQKMSKTKGNVIDPLDIIEKYGADALRFTLAILTQQGRDVRLSEKRFEGYKHFANKLWNAGRFILLNLDEDILSKMPYMAPPRWEDLWILTLLNETTQKVNKALEEYEFSLACQSLYEFVWSEFCDWYIEMSKLRLYAKAQSEEEKDRIEKESITAQAFLLMVFDRILKLLHPFMPFITEELYHHLPTSNKESLSLESYPTYNPQEVYPEAKEKVERLKQIITSIRSLRSDLRIEPSKKIKLFYRANQSLELVKAFEDYIKALAKVEELVEVSDRPSGCIAGFSKDFEFFIPVEGNVNVQELLQSYSKKLSEVEKTLNTFQKRLENPQFLEKAPEEEVEKVKQAVQELSQEKEKIKSLIELLEEVMSGSQISD; encoded by the coding sequence ATGAAAGACATCAAAGAATATAATCACTTAGAAGTTGAGAGCAAACACTCCCAAAGATGGCTATCCTTAGCCATATACCACAGTCCAAAGCCTAATCCAAAGAATAGATTTTCGGTGGTTATTCCACCGCCTAATGTGACCGGGTCCCTTCATATGGGGCATGCTCTTAACATAACCCTTCAGGACGTAGTCTGTAGATGGCAAAGAATGCTTGGCAAAGATGTGGTTTGGGTTCCAGGGTTTGACCATGCGGGTATAGCTACGCAATACGTGGTGGATAAAAAGGTGCAGGAGGAAGGAAAAAACAGGCTTGAAATGGGAAGGGAGGAGTTTCTAAAGAGGGTGTGGGAATGGGTGCCACAGTCAAGAAACAGCATAAGGGACCAGCTTGTAAAACTTGGTGCCAGCGTAGATTGGAAAAGAGAGAGATTTACCTTGGATGAGGGCTTTTCAAGGCTTGTTAGATATGCCTTTAAAAGGCTTTACGAAGAAGGTTTGATATACAGAGGGGAGTACATAGTAAATTGGTGTCCTAAGGACCTTACTGCCCTTTCGGACCTTGAGGTGGAACACGAAGAGGAAGAGGGAAAGCTCTATTACATAAGGTATCCGTTGGAGGGAGAAGAAGGGTTCATAACCGTTGCAACCACAAGACCGGAAACTATGCTTGGAGACACCGCGGTAGCGGTCCATCCAGAGGACGAAAGATACAAAGCTCTTGTAGGCAAAAAAGTTAGACTTCCTTTTGTAAATAGAGTAATACCCATAATAGCGGACGAGAGGGTTAAGCCCGAGTTTGGAACGGGGGCAGTAAAAATCACTCCAGCTCACGATCCTTTGGACTTTGAGATTGGTAAAACCCATGGGCTTGAAATGGTACAGATAATGGATGAGTTTGCAAGGATCAACGAAAATGGGGGAGAGTTTGCGGGGCTTGACAGATACGAGGCAAGAAAAAGGATAGTGCAAAGATTAGAAGAACTTGGTCTTCTTGAGAAGGTAGAAAACCACAGACACAGCGTAGGAAAGTGCTACAGATGTAAAACTGTCCTTGAGCCTATGGTATCCACTCAGTGGTTTGTCAAAGTTTCGGACCCAAGGATAAAAGAAAGGGCAGTGCAGGCGGTGCTTGGATTCCTTCAGAAAAAAGGAAAAGAAACTAACCTTCAGATCTTATACACCCAGGGGTTGGAGGTCACCCTAAGGGTAGTAAAGGACCATCAAACAAAGCTTGTGGTTTTCATAAAGGAAGGCGTGGAGTTTGTGGTGGGGAAAAAGGACGGAGAAATATCCTATATTTACGTTCCCGAAGGCAGAGAGGACCTGTTGCAGATCGCAAAGGATCTTGGTGAACAATTCAGCAAAGCTAACCTTGTAGTCAAAGTCAAAGATGGTGCGGTTCTTATAAGGGAAGGTTTGGAGGAAAAGCTAACTGGCAGTCTTCTTTTCATTGCAGACCAGGAGGGGCTGAAATTAGAAGACAAGCTTTTGGAGAGTGGAGAAGTATTTTTGGAGGCGGTTCAAAAGTCTTTAAAGGTCAAGTGGGAAAGAAATCAAAAGGTTTGGGAAGAGGAAAGAAGAGTTCGCTTTGTGCCGGAAAATTGGAAAAAGATATACCTTCAGTGGATGGAAAATTTAAGGGATTGGTGCATATCCCGTCAGATATGGTGGGGGCATCGCATACCCGTTTGGTATTGCAAAGATTGCGGACATATAAACGTTTTTACAGATGACGACTTTGACCGAGTTTATGACAAACTTATTTTCAACCTTCTTGCGGACGGAAAAATAAAGGAAGAATTTACACCAGAGGAGGTAGAAGCGGTTTTAAAGTCTCCATCCTTTGTCCATCCAGAGCTAACCGTGCTTGAATTTTACAAAAAGTTTGTCTTTCACAAATACCACGCTACGGATGTCTCTGCCCATTCCCTTAGGCTTTTCTTTACGCAAGACCTCAATCCCACCGCACTAATAACAAACAGAAGGAGCAGATATAGGTATAACCCTCAAACAAAAAAGTTTAGGTTTGTGCTTTATTGTAAAAAGTGTAGGTCGGAAAATCTTGAGTGGGAAAGGGATGTGTTGGATACTTGGTTTTCCTCTGCCCTTTGGCCCTTTGGAGTCTTTGGCTATCCCGAAAACACGGAGGATCTAAAGAGCCTTTATCCAACTAACCTTCTTGTGACGGGCTTTGACATAATCTTCTTCTGGGTTGCCCGAATGATCATGATGGGAATGTTTTTTATGGAAGATATTCCCTTTGAGGATGTTTATATACACGCTCTTGTGAGGGACGAAAAAGGACAGAAGATGTCAAAAACAAAAGGAAACGTCATAGACCCACTTGATATCATAGAAAAATACGGTGCGGATGCTCTAAGATTTACCTTAGCCATTCTTACCCAGCAGGGAAGGGATGTAAGGCTTTCGGAGAAAAGGTTTGAAGGGTATAAACACTTTGCCAACAAGCTTTGGAACGCAGGAAGGTTTATACTTCTAAACCTGGATGAGGACATTTTGTCCAAGATGCCCTACATGGCACCACCAAGGTGGGAAGACCTGTGGATCCTTACGCTTTTGAACGAAACCACCCAAAAGGTAAATAAAGCCCTTGAGGAATATGAGTTTTCCTTGGCCTGTCAGAGCCTTTACGAGTTTGTCTGGTCAGAGTTTTGCGACTGGTATATAGAGATGAGTAAGTTGAGGCTCTATGCGAAGGCTCAAAGCGAAGAGGAAAAAGACAGGATAGAGAAGGAAAGCATAACCGCTCAAGCCTTTCTTTTGATGGTGTTTGACAGGATCCTAAAGCTTCTTCATCCCTTTATGCCCTTCATAACCGAAGAACTCTACCATCATCTTCCTACTTCAAACAAAGAAAGCCTTTCCCTTGAGAGCTATCCCACCTACAACCCTCAAGAAGTGTATCCAGAAGCAAAGGAGAAAGTAGAAAGGCTAAAGCAGATAATCACATCCATAAGGTCCCTTAGAAGCGACCTAAGGATAGAGCCTTCTAAAAAGATAAAGCTTTTCTACAGAGCAAACCAATCTTTGGAGTTGGTAAAAGCCTTTGAAGACTACATAAAGGCTCTGGCAAAGGTGGAGGAGCTTGTGGAAGTTTCCGACAGACCCTCTGGCTGTATAGCAGGTTTTTCAAAGGACTTTGAATTCTTCATACCGGTAGAAGGAAACGTAAATGTTCAGGAGCTTTTGCAGTCTTACAGCAAAAAACTTTCGGAAGTGGAGAAGACCTTGAACACTTTCCAAAAAAGACTGGAAAATCCCCAATTCTTAGAAAAGGCACCGGAGGAGGAAGTGGAAAAAGTAAAACAAGCGGTCCAAGAGCTGTCCCAAGAAAAGGAAAAGATAAAGTCCCTCATAGAGCTTTTGGAAGAGGTGATGTCAGGCTCCCAGATCTCTGATTAG
- a CDS encoding arsenate reductase ArsC has translation MKIGFICTGNSARSQMAEGFAKYFAKLYNKALEIYSAGSNPASSVNPLAIKVMAEVGIDISSQYPKSLQNIPYGELDLVITLCDDAAENCPFVPGAKREHWSLPDPAKAEGSEEERLEFFRKIRDELRERIEKLIRDLGA, from the coding sequence ATGAAGATAGGCTTTATATGCACGGGAAATTCTGCTAGAAGTCAGATGGCCGAAGGCTTTGCCAAATATTTTGCTAAGCTATATAACAAGGCTTTAGAAATTTACTCCGCAGGCTCCAATCCTGCTTCCTCTGTTAATCCCTTAGCAATAAAGGTTATGGCAGAGGTAGGTATAGATATTTCTTCTCAATATCCTAAGTCCTTACAGAACATACCTTACGGAGAACTTGACTTGGTTATAACCCTTTGCGATGACGCGGCCGAAAATTGTCCCTTTGTGCCGGGTGCAAAAAGGGAACACTGGAGCCTTCCGGACCCCGCAAAAGCCGAAGGTTCAGAGGAAGAAAGGCTTGAGTTTTTCAGAAAAATAAGGGACGAACTAAGGGAAAGAATAGAAAAGCTAATCAGAGATCTGGGAGCCTGA
- the rpmE gene encoding 50S ribosomal protein L31 — MKKGIHPELKPTKFVCGCGNTFTLLSTKGGTVYLESCNACHPFYTGKLRIKPFLLESTTKSENAS, encoded by the coding sequence ATGAAGAAAGGAATACATCCAGAGCTTAAACCCACAAAATTTGTATGCGGTTGTGGAAATACATTTACCCTACTTTCCACAAAAGGAGGAACCGTTTATCTTGAATCGTGTAATGCATGCCATCCTTTTTACACTGGAAAGTTAAGGATAAAACCCTTTTTGTTAGAATCTACCACTAAGTCCGAAAATGCTTCCTAA
- the prfA gene encoding peptide chain release factor 1 → MLPKDLEEKLKAIHQKYSQLQLKLSDPEVIKDRQLYLRLSKEFKDLEPAYEAYSRYMKIQKEISDAKELLKSKEFEDLAKEELKRLKKEEENLEKEIKRLLLPTDERDTKNVILEIRAGVGGEEAALFAADLLNMYQKYAEEKGWKFSILTAQKTSLGGYKEVIALVEGKNVYSKLKYESGVHRVQRVPKTEAGGRIHTSTATVAVLPEVDETEVEIDPKDLKIETFRASGAGGQYVNTTETAVRITHIPTGIVVSCQDERSQFQNKMKALKILYARVKDYYERQKEEQIAKERREQVGMGERSEKIRTYNFLQNRVTDHRINYTSHRLQDILEGKLDEIISALEEHEIEEKLKLVLHQV, encoded by the coding sequence ATGCTTCCTAAGGACTTAGAAGAAAAGTTAAAAGCTATCCATCAAAAATACTCTCAGCTACAGTTAAAACTTTCAGACCCAGAGGTTATAAAGGATAGGCAGTTATACCTAAGGCTGAGCAAAGAATTTAAAGATTTAGAGCCTGCCTATGAGGCTTACTCAAGATATATGAAAATACAAAAGGAAATAAGTGATGCAAAGGAACTTTTGAAAAGTAAAGAGTTTGAAGACTTAGCAAAAGAAGAGCTAAAGAGATTGAAAAAGGAAGAGGAAAATTTAGAGAAGGAAATAAAGAGACTTCTCCTTCCTACCGATGAAAGGGATACAAAAAATGTCATCTTAGAAATAAGGGCAGGAGTTGGCGGAGAAGAAGCTGCTCTATTTGCGGCAGACCTTTTGAATATGTATCAAAAGTATGCAGAAGAAAAAGGTTGGAAGTTTTCCATACTTACCGCACAAAAAACCAGCTTGGGTGGCTACAAAGAAGTAATAGCTTTGGTAGAAGGTAAAAATGTCTATTCTAAGCTAAAGTATGAAAGCGGGGTTCATCGGGTTCAGCGCGTTCCAAAGACAGAAGCAGGAGGAAGGATACACACCTCTACCGCAACGGTAGCAGTCCTTCCTGAGGTGGACGAAACGGAGGTGGAAATAGACCCTAAGGATTTAAAAATAGAGACCTTCAGAGCAAGTGGTGCGGGAGGACAGTATGTAAATACCACAGAAACTGCAGTTAGAATTACACATATTCCTACGGGTATAGTGGTGTCATGCCAAGACGAGCGGTCCCAGTTTCAAAACAAGATGAAAGCCCTGAAAATTCTATACGCACGGGTAAAGGACTACTATGAAAGACAAAAAGAAGAACAAATAGCTAAGGAGCGCAGAGAACAGGTAGGTATGGGAGAAAGAAGTGAAAAAATAAGAACCTATAACTTTCTCCAGAACAGAGTAACGGATCACAGAATAAACTATACCTCTCACAGGCTACAGGACATACTAGAAGGAAAGTTGGACGAAATAATATCCGCTTTAGAAGAGCACGAAATAGAAGAAAAGCTAAAGTTAGTTCTCCATCAAGTTTAA
- the dnaG gene encoding DNA primase: MELRELLKRLDIVDVISSYIDLQRTGNNYRARCPFHPDDTPSLYVSPSKGIWKCFGCGVGGDAVKFVALYENISYTEALLELAKKYKLPVKVKLKKKDDNVLIALRMVAEYYHNNLKESLQALEYLKNRGIQERTIKKFQLGYSPSSEQLVSFLREKQILEIYEKTGNITKIDEKHYKDLLAGRLIIPIRDIKGHVVGFGGRSLKENSPKYINSPETEFFKKRETLYGFYEGLSYIREKRRVIIVEGYFDVMSMHQEGFPETVAPMGTSLGPDHAKIISAYAEEVILMFDGDEAGRKAIKQTAPHLLREGLKVKVFLLPEGEDPDTFVKKQKKELQNALKEAKDIFSWLLAKKDSKAIEDYLYFCGFVKDKLHQIDLLTTLSKKTNIPVSVLADKLPKHQEKPKEQAKEKLSFHERVFLFGLYNGLGNKEDLYKLNLSPYAMELAEAILREDYHLVPEEIKNQSLYNLERAFEESLKHLMIKGKVEEKTSLQEIRQRKTTVRLRGIKEDL; the protein is encoded by the coding sequence GTGGAGCTCAGAGAATTACTTAAAAGACTTGACATAGTGGATGTTATATCCTCATATATAGATTTACAAAGGACGGGCAACAACTACAGGGCAAGGTGTCCCTTTCATCCAGATGATACTCCATCTCTTTACGTATCTCCTTCAAAGGGTATATGGAAGTGTTTTGGTTGTGGCGTGGGAGGGGACGCAGTAAAGTTTGTAGCTCTGTATGAGAACATAAGCTATACAGAAGCGCTCTTGGAATTGGCTAAAAAGTATAAGTTGCCTGTAAAAGTTAAACTTAAAAAGAAGGACGATAACGTACTGATTGCCCTACGTATGGTGGCAGAATACTATCACAATAATTTGAAAGAAAGTCTTCAAGCTTTGGAATATCTCAAAAACAGAGGTATTCAGGAGAGGACTATAAAAAAGTTTCAGCTTGGCTATTCTCCCTCCTCGGAACAGCTGGTTAGCTTTTTAAGAGAAAAACAAATCCTGGAAATCTACGAAAAGACGGGGAACATTACAAAGATAGACGAAAAACACTACAAAGACCTGTTAGCCGGCAGGCTGATAATCCCAATAAGGGACATAAAAGGGCACGTAGTGGGTTTTGGTGGAAGGTCCTTAAAAGAAAACAGTCCTAAATACATAAACTCTCCGGAGACAGAATTTTTTAAAAAAAGAGAAACGCTTTATGGATTTTATGAAGGGCTAAGCTATATTAGGGAAAAAAGAAGGGTCATAATTGTGGAAGGATACTTTGATGTTATGAGTATGCATCAAGAAGGTTTTCCAGAGACTGTAGCACCCATGGGCACATCCCTTGGACCGGATCATGCTAAGATCATATCCGCTTACGCTGAAGAAGTCATTTTAATGTTTGATGGAGACGAAGCAGGAAGAAAAGCCATAAAGCAAACCGCACCCCACCTTCTAAGGGAGGGTTTGAAAGTCAAAGTTTTCCTTCTTCCAGAAGGAGAGGATCCAGATACCTTTGTAAAAAAGCAAAAGAAAGAACTTCAAAACGCACTGAAAGAAGCAAAGGACATCTTCAGTTGGCTATTGGCAAAAAAAGACAGTAAAGCCATAGAGGATTACCTATACTTTTGCGGTTTTGTTAAAGATAAACTCCATCAAATTGACCTTTTAACTACCCTTTCTAAAAAAACCAACATACCCGTTTCTGTTCTTGCGGATAAACTGCCCAAACATCAAGAAAAACCAAAGGAGCAAGCAAAGGAAAAGCTTAGTTTTCACGAAAGGGTTTTCCTTTTTGGATTGTATAATGGTTTGGGAAATAAAGAAGATCTATACAAACTCAACCTATCGCCGTATGCCATGGAGCTTGCAGAAGCTATACTTAGGGAGGACTATCACCTTGTGCCAGAGGAGATAAAAAACCAAAGCCTTTACAATTTAGAGAGAGCTTTTGAAGAAAGTTTAAAGCATCTGATGATAAAGGGTAAAGTGGAAGAGAAAACAAGCTTGCAGGAAATAAGGCAAAGAAAGACCACAGTCAGACTAAGAGGAATAAAAGAGGATTTATAA
- a CDS encoding radical SAM protein, with amino-acid sequence MDRKLLENLTVQRESPEYLQISMAAAMTLGIVPGQFYRNTKLSCINTLLTYPSGCHATCAYCGLQKAREVEYSKKNFIRVEWPTVKLDEIIDRAEKVGHVERLCIAQITHPRAIRDTKEVLERVVKRLGDKIFVSLLINATGTTYQDILDYKRLGADTVTVAIDCGTPEVFERLRGRPMNSPHRWETFWKVLEWACDVMGDGYVGCHLVVGLGETEQEMIETIQKVRDLGARTHLFSFWPEEGSMMEKEPPCPAPQFRRVQFARYLIDNQIARYEDMKFNEKGQVIDFGIPKETFEELFWSGRPFMTSGCRGKTTETACNRPFGDSSPTDIRSYPFKPNRKDLERIRKQLFDYEMTTNYPDILNPSVFRYQ; translated from the coding sequence ATGGATAGAAAGCTTTTGGAGAATTTAACTGTCCAAAGGGAAAGTCCAGAGTATCTTCAAATAAGCATGGCTGCTGCTATGACCTTGGGTATAGTGCCTGGACAGTTTTATAGAAATACAAAACTTAGTTGTATAAATACGCTTCTGACCTATCCTTCCGGATGCCATGCTACCTGTGCTTACTGTGGTCTTCAGAAGGCAAGGGAAGTGGAATACTCAAAGAAGAACTTCATCAGGGTTGAGTGGCCTACGGTAAAGCTGGATGAGATAATAGATAGGGCAGAAAAGGTAGGACATGTAGAAAGACTGTGCATAGCCCAGATAACTCACCCAAGAGCCATAAGGGACACCAAGGAAGTGTTGGAAAGGGTTGTAAAGAGGTTGGGAGATAAGATCTTTGTTTCTTTATTGATAAACGCCACGGGCACAACCTATCAGGATATACTTGATTACAAAAGGCTTGGGGCGGACACGGTTACAGTAGCAATAGACTGTGGAACACCGGAGGTGTTTGAAAGACTAAGAGGAAGACCTATGAACAGCCCTCACAGGTGGGAAACATTCTGGAAAGTTTTGGAGTGGGCTTGCGATGTGATGGGGGATGGTTATGTAGGGTGCCACCTTGTGGTGGGACTGGGAGAAACAGAGCAGGAGATGATAGAGACAATTCAAAAAGTTAGAGACTTAGGGGCAAGAACTCACCTTTTCTCTTTTTGGCCCGAAGAAGGTTCAATGATGGAGAAAGAACCGCCCTGTCCCGCACCTCAGTTTAGAAGAGTTCAGTTTGCAAGGTATTTAATAGACAATCAAATAGCCCGATATGAGGACATGAAGTTCAACGAAAAGGGACAGGTTATAGACTTTGGCATTCCAAAGGAAACCTTTGAAGAGCTTTTCTGGAGCGGAAGGCCGTTTATGACTTCTGGATGTAGAGGGAAAACTACCGAAACCGCTTGCAACAGACCCTTTGGAGACAGCTCACCAACAGATATAAGGAGCTATCCTTTCAAGCCTAACAGAAAAGATTTAGAAAGAATAAGAAAACAGCTCTTTGATTACGAGATGACTACAAACTATCCGGACATACTAAATCCAAGCGTGTTTAGATATCAATGA
- a CDS encoding FUN14 domain-containing protein, translating to MSLEGLIADLGYAGFAGFVVGFAVKKLLNLFLMLMGLYLLSLFWLQSKGFIDINWTQLWVLVKSLFSGVDEFVRGIFKTVAFSSAFSAGFFLGFKTG from the coding sequence ATGAGCTTGGAAGGTTTGATAGCAGACTTGGGTTATGCAGGATTTGCAGGGTTTGTGGTTGGCTTTGCGGTAAAAAAGCTGTTGAACCTTTTTTTGATGCTGATGGGACTTTACCTTCTCTCCCTTTTTTGGCTTCAGAGTAAAGGCTTTATTGATATAAACTGGACCCAGCTTTGGGTCCTTGTAAAATCTTTGTTCTCTGGAGTGGATGAATTCGTCAGGGGTATTTTTAAAACAGTAGCCTTTTCTTCTGCCTTTTCGGCAGGTTTTTTCTTGGGATTTAAAACAGGATAG
- a CDS encoding UbiX family flavin prenyltransferase, producing MKKNIVLCITGASGSIYGYRLLEVLYSMNFHLDLIISTAGAVVLKEELNLSLKDVKQKFPKVRLISEKAIADRVASGSRLINYAGVLIAPCSMSTLGCIANGINQNLIHRVSETALKEKVPLVLIIREAPYSLIHLENMLKVAKAGAVILPASPAFYHKPKSIEEMVDFVVGKALDCLRIEHNLYKRWKAEELPSA from the coding sequence GTGAAAAAAAACATAGTTTTGTGCATAACCGGTGCCAGCGGAAGTATCTATGGATACAGACTACTTGAAGTCCTTTATAGTATGAACTTTCACTTGGACCTTATAATTTCTACCGCAGGCGCTGTGGTGCTAAAAGAAGAGTTAAATCTTTCGTTAAAAGACGTTAAGCAAAAGTTTCCAAAGGTTCGCCTTATCTCTGAGAAAGCTATAGCGGACAGAGTAGCCAGCGGTTCAAGACTGATAAACTACGCTGGCGTTTTGATTGCCCCCTGCTCAATGAGCACGCTCGGTTGCATAGCAAATGGTATAAATCAAAACCTCATCCACAGAGTTAGCGAAACAGCCCTAAAGGAAAAGGTTCCGTTGGTTCTGATCATCAGAGAAGCTCCCTATTCTTTGATCCATTTGGAAAACATGCTCAAAGTTGCCAAAGCAGGTGCTGTTATCCTACCTGCCAGTCCCGCTTTTTATCACAAACCCAAAAGCATAGAAGAGATGGTGGATTTTGTAGTAGGTAAAGCTTTGGATTGCCTAAGGATTGAGCATAACCTCTACAAAAGGTGGAAAGCAGAAGAGCTCCCCTCCGCATAG
- a CDS encoding thioredoxin family protein, with the protein MWRVLYRVLVVLLVIFATAYSAPIPFLKPSFLNLKEDLEDSVREGKYLFIMFHQEGCPFCDKMRRITFQDKDVQNYYTKHFNMVEIDIRGSLEVVDFDGKKLTERQFALKHGVRLTPVFMFFDKKGEVIAKVPGYIEPKEFILIGRWIVEEHYKRTNLVNFLRENKK; encoded by the coding sequence ATGTGGAGAGTGCTTTATCGTGTATTGGTAGTTTTATTGGTAATTTTCGCAACAGCTTACAGTGCTCCTATACCATTTCTCAAGCCCTCTTTTCTAAATCTGAAAGAGGATTTAGAAGATTCGGTCCGTGAAGGAAAGTATCTGTTTATTATGTTTCATCAAGAGGGCTGTCCTTTCTGCGACAAGATGAGAAGGATTACCTTCCAAGATAAAGATGTGCAAAACTATTACACAAAACACTTCAATATGGTGGAGATAGACATAAGGGGAAGTTTGGAAGTAGTGGATTTTGACGGTAAAAAGCTCACAGAAAGACAGTTTGCTTTAAAGCACGGCGTTAGGCTAACACCCGTCTTTATGTTCTTTGACAAGAAAGGCGAAGTTATAGCCAAAGTGCCTGGCTACATAGAACCGAAAGAGTTTATACTTATAGGAAGGTGGATAGTGGAAGAGCACTACAAGAGGACTAATTTAGTTAATTTTTTGAGAGAAAATAAAAAATGA
- a CDS encoding TolC family protein, which produces MILFFLLLLSLCYGQEVVKLDIKKAYQLALKNNPEIRKMLNELSSLEAREVESKLFFLPNIVFGTGVIYNSQRNEWENPYGISFLSTLYEYRKTIPKIRSAKLRTEIQREVKSQLEKELKVTLLELFVQAELLAKLTEVKREEMAIAFVRFDRAVQRKELGLTTDLEVFKLEAVYREKRAELIKAQYEYNQTLYRIKKLVGLKMNDFINLESIHFEPKRGSLDKEKLLSIGKEKSSTLRIKRLLLAMYDHRLEESKRFFDLRLQLRGEIGNTLRTGAPITKAYSQEGWRVGVEIILPIFDPSAPFNLIELSNQRNSLLLEIEDSIKQLELIIHSADYEYSYLISKLDHALVMDRYAEENLTLRRSEYELELAFDLGYAMAEKSESERQVMKAKYEIMLFLAKLYSTLGLDPFLVLEGSHDFIKSD; this is translated from the coding sequence ATGATCCTTTTCTTCCTGCTTCTGCTTTCCCTATGCTACGGGCAGGAGGTTGTCAAGCTTGACATAAAAAAAGCCTATCAGTTGGCACTGAAAAACAATCCGGAAATTAGAAAAATGCTAAACGAGTTATCCTCTTTGGAAGCACGGGAAGTGGAATCCAAGCTTTTTTTCCTTCCCAACATAGTCTTTGGAACGGGTGTTATTTATAACTCTCAAAGGAATGAATGGGAAAATCCTTACGGAATTAGTTTTTTGAGCACGCTGTATGAATACAGAAAAACAATACCTAAGATAAGATCTGCCAAACTTAGAACGGAAATACAGAGAGAAGTTAAGAGCCAGTTGGAGAAAGAGCTAAAAGTTACTCTTCTTGAGCTCTTTGTGCAGGCAGAGCTTTTGGCAAAACTTACAGAGGTGAAAAGGGAAGAGATGGCAATAGCCTTTGTTAGGTTTGATAGAGCAGTTCAAAGAAAAGAGCTGGGTCTTACCACAGACTTGGAGGTGTTTAAACTTGAAGCGGTATATAGGGAAAAGAGGGCTGAGCTAATAAAAGCGCAGTATGAGTATAACCAAACCCTATATAGGATAAAAAAGCTGGTTGGGTTGAAGATGAATGATTTTATAAACTTGGAAAGTATACACTTTGAGCCAAAGAGGGGAAGCCTTGATAAAGAAAAACTACTTAGTATAGGTAAAGAAAAGAGCTCAACTCTGAGGATAAAGAGGCTTTTACTTGCCATGTATGATCATAGATTGGAAGAGTCCAAAAGGTTTTTTGACCTTAGACTGCAACTAAGGGGAGAGATAGGAAACACTTTAAGGACAGGAGCCCCCATAACTAAAGCATACAGCCAAGAAGGTTGGCGCGTTGGTGTGGAGATAATACTGCCGATCTTTGATCCAAGCGCTCCCTTTAATCTAATTGAACTTAGCAATCAAAGAAACTCTTTGCTTTTGGAGATTGAGGACTCTATAAAACAGCTTGAGCTAATAATACATTCAGCAGATTACGAATATTCTTATCTCATCTCCAAACTGGATCATGCATTGGTTATGGACAGGTATGCAGAGGAAAACCTCACCCTTAGAAGGTCCGAATACGAACTTGAGCTTGCCTTTGATTTGGGCTATGCGATGGCAGAAAAATCCGAGTCAGAAAGACAGGTTATGAAAGCAAAATACGAAATAATGCTGTTCCTTGCTAAACTATACAGTACTCTTGGCTTAGATCCGTTTTTAGTTTTGGAGGGAAGCCATGATTTTATTAAGTCTGATTAG